One genomic segment of Bombina bombina isolate aBomBom1 chromosome 4, aBomBom1.pri, whole genome shotgun sequence includes these proteins:
- the LOC128656842 gene encoding vomeronasal type-2 receptor 26-like → MSDIETCTLCPEDQWSNQGRDTCIPRTVEFLSYEDPLGAALAAVAVVLAVITALVLGLFILNWDSPVVRANNRDLSFLLLFALMLSFFCSLLFIGYPGKGTCKLRQTVFGLFFTVAVSSVLAKTITVVIAFKATKPNSKLRIFLRTSMSFGFVLICSLGQAVICTVWLITSPPYPDYDSQSVTGKMILKCNEGSPIAFYIVVSYLGVLAALSFFVAFVVRKVPDHYNEAQMITFSMLVFCSVWITFIPAYLSSNSKYMVALEIFAITASSSGILGCIFFPKCYIIMLRPDLNKKGNFITKHTNIKK, encoded by the coding sequence ACATAGAAACCTGCACACTCTGCCCTGAAGATCAGTGGTCCAATCAAGGAAGAGACACCTGTATTCCAAGAACTGTAGAGTTCCTCTCATATGAAGACCCATTGGGTGCTGCCCTTGCTGCTGTGGCTGTTGTCCTGGCTGTAATAACAGCATTAGTGTTAGGACTTTTTATATTAAATTGGGACAGTCCTGTAGTCCGAGCCAATAACAGGGACCTCAGCTTCTTACTCCTGTTTGCCCTCATGTTATCCTTCTTCTGCTCCTTGTTATTTATTGGGTATCCTGGGAAAGGGACTTGTAAACTGAGACAAACAGTATTTGGACTTTTTTTCACTGTTGCTGTCTCTTCTGTCCTGGCTAAAACTATCACAGTTGTCATTGCATTCAAAGCCACAAAGCCTAATAGCAAATTAAGGATTTTTTTAAGGACCAGCATGTCCTTTGGTTTTGTCCTTATCTGCTCATTGGGCCAGGCTGTTATATGTACTGTGTGGTTAATCACTTCTCCTCCTTACCCAGACTATGACTCCCAGTCCGTCACAGGGAAGATGATATTAAAGTGTAATGAAGGATCCCCTATTGCATTCTATATTGTTGTTAGTTACTTGGGGGTTCTTGCTGCTCTGAGTTTCTTTGTTGCTTTTGTAGTAAGGAAGGTGCCTGATCATTACAATGAAGCTCAGATGATCACCTTCAGTATGCTGGTGTTCTGCAGTGTCTGGATTACCTTTATCCCAGCCTACCTGAGTTCCAACAGCAAATACATGGTGGCTTTGGAGATCTTCGCCATCACGGCATCCAGCAGTGGGATACTGGGCTGTATCTTCTTCCCCAAGTGTTACATCATCATGCTAAGACCCGATCTAAACAAGAAAGGGAACTTTATAACTAAACACACAAATATCAAAAAATAA